Below is a genomic region from Desulfitibacter alkalitolerans DSM 16504.
GAGCGGCGTCATCAGCGATTTTCTTTTCATCAACCTGCAGCGGGACAGTACACAGGGGAAGCCGCTTCGCTACGGCAATTACTACGCCATCCTGAAAAGATGCGCCCAAAGGGCAGGCCTTGACCCTGAGAAAATACGAACGCACAGCGGACGCAGTACAAAGGTGATGGAGTATCTGGAGCGTCAGGCACTCCATCCGGAGGATGGCATCACCGATGCCGTCATTATGGAGAGCTTCGGCTGGCGCTCCGCCGATTCCATCGTCCACTACCGGAACCACAACAATCAGGTCATAGCCAAAGCGGTTATGGAAAAGCTGCACCGGAAGAAAGGTGGCGCCAATGATTAAACTGCTTGAGATTAAGACCTGTACCGCCTTTTGGGACATAGACGGGACTGTCCTGCGTTTTCAGAGACGAAAGCGCGTCGATGACGAGCTGACGGGCCGGACGATAGAACGGTACCGGGAACTGCTGCTGAATGAAACCTACAAAAGCTGCCCGCAAATGCTCCGCGACATTGCCTGCATCTTAACGGATAACATTCTGGTACGAATCGGCATTGAGGTGTATCAAAAGCAATTTCTGAAAATGTTTGAGCACTATTCAAAGCTATATGTCGAGCAGTGGGAACAGGCCGGAAAATGTTTCATCTCCAACAAAACGGCTATGTTTCCTGTTTTCGAGTTCATGTTCCGAAACAGGCTGGTTGAACAGCCGGATAGTCCGATTACGATCTTGAGAGACATCCCGTGTGACAGCAAGATTTTTTTGAATATCTTTGAGGAATGCTTTTCATCCTTCTGGGTAAACAAGATCAGGGAGAAGGTTCTGGGACAGGAAACGCTTGCCCCCATACGGAAACGAATTGGTCCCCTGCGGATAACACAATACCTCTGCCTTCTGCCGGAGCCGGTCGTCACAGATTATCTTAATTCTATTGCAGGCAGATTTACACGGCAGCGCAGGCTCATCACCACGCAAAGCTTCTGCCACGAATTGCTTGGCAGCGACACATCCATTTCCAGCCCGCGTTTTCATCCAAGGTTTGTAACACTGGTCGCTGCCGAAGTTCGCCGCGAGTTTGAAATCCAGTGCCAAAAATTCATTGCTGAAAACCACCTGCAGCTTGATATGTCCAGTGACAAGTGGACGCTGTTCCACAGGCACGGGCCGTCCCTGCACCGGGAAACCATTGATTTTACAGGAATTCGTTCACCTTCCCTGCGGCTTGAAATCAAGTATTTCATGAAGCACAGATATTACAGCATCACCGCCGACAAAGACCGTGCCATTACTACCTTAGCGTACGCGGCCAATCTGCTCACAGATAACAATCCAAGTATTCGTTTTTTCGCGGATGTGGATGATGTTGATGTCCGGTCGCTGTACATGAGCATGGAGCGCAGATATGGACAAACAGCCGGAGGAAAGTCGGTATCCAATATCATGAGGGTTTTCAGCATTTTGTCGGTACTCATGGAATATCTGATGAGCAATCATCGGGATGAAGCAATGCGCAGCCCCGTTCCACACGACAACCCCTTTTCCCGTTACCGGTTTCATAACGCAAAGGACTACAAGGTACGGACCGCCGCCATTCCGGAGGCTGTTGCGGAGCAGATCGATGCGCATCTGGATGAACTTGACCCGGTGCAGGCTCTGCTGTACCGGATTTTCTCTGCCACAGGCATGCGTATGAAGGAGGTGCTTTTTCTGGAGGCCGACTGTCTGGAACCGTCACAGTATGAGGGTGTTGTCCAACTTAAGTACAAGCAGTACAAAACCCTGACCGCCAGACGGAAGGCCGGTGTGCCGGATTATCACAGAGTGCTCATCCTGAAAGCATTGGCAGATGAAATCTCCGGACAGATTCACAAAACGAAAGAGTGGCGGAAGGAACTTGGCGTGCCGTATCTGTTTGTCAACAAGCGGCCGAATTTTCGGGCCAGCATGATCAGTATGAGCAATTATCTGCTGGTCATCAACAGGCTCATTGAAAAATATGACCTCCGTGATGAAAACGGCCGGCTATGGCATTTTACCAGCAAACAGCAGCGCAAAACACTGACGGTTACCCTGATTGAAAACGGAGCGTCCGTGGATGAGCTTGCTTACTGGCTCGGACATCTTAGCAGAAACACTGCCTCAAATTACTACGCCGAAGTCCGGAAAATGAAGCTGGCTGAGCTCAATACAAGCTTCTTCCGGGAAAAATTCGATCTTCTGCTATCGGATGAACAGCTTGCGGAGTACACAGAGGAAGAACGCAGGCTGTTGTATATGGATTTCCGACTGGAACAACGGCGGGTGGAGTTTGGATTCTGCCTGAAAAAGCTGGCCGATGGCGGCTGTACAAGCAGGAGCAGCCTGATCAACTGTGTAAACTGCAAAAATCTTTGTACAGGACCCAAGTATCTTCCGTACTGGCAGAGTCTCATGAACGGACAGCGCGAGGTTGTGAACAGCCTCCTCGCCGCTTATGCTGAGGCTGGTATTACGGACTATGAGGAATTCAGAGAATACAGACAGGCAACATTCCTTCTTAACTGCTATGAAAACATTGTAAACGCCATAGAAGGAGGTGCCTCGGTATGAATCTTCCGCAATACAAATACATCGAAAACTACGACGAGCAGCAAAAGAGCCGGTACTTTGCCCTTTTGCCGCAGCTTGGCAGCAATATTCACTTCGATGAGGACACATGGGTGTGTGACAAACGAATGCGAAGTGCGGCGGAGCCGAAGAATTACATGAACATCTACTTTTCTGCCGTTCCATCTGCTTACAAAGAAATGGTGAAATACTATTCACTCCTGCGGCTGCTGCATGGTGATACGGTCAGAACGATCCGGTCAAGGATAGCCCGTCTGGTTCCATTCTTGAAGTTCCTGGCCGCAGCCTGCTCGGCCCCCCTGCTTTCGGGCTGTGACATACGGACGGCTTCAAGGCTGAAAGAGCATCTGGATGCATCCAGCCTGGCGGACAGTACCATACGGGACATCTGGCGCGAGGCAGGTTCTCTGTTTCGCATGATGAACGGGTTTGACGGGGTACCCTGCAAAAATCCTTTTGCCTGCAATCCATATGCGCGAGCTGAAAAGCTGGACTCCAAATATATCCCGGATAAGGTGGCTGAAAAGCTGGACGGTATCTTCCGGCAAGAAGAAATAGATCTGCACATCCGGTGTATTTACTGGCTGCTGCGGCTCATTCCGTCCCGGATATCCGAAGTGCTGGCCATGGCAATCGACTGCGTAAAGCCGTACAACGGGAATTTCGTTCTCTTTATCCCAACATGGAAGCAGAACGGAGGCAACATGGAACCGATCCTGCGTTCTGTCCACATTGAGGATACGGGGATTGCCGGATATCTTCTGGATTTGCTTCGGGCACAACAGACAGTAGCCGAGAAATTGCAGGAGCATTTGCCTGAAAACAAACGCGGTTGTCTTTTTACCTATCGGAGGGTGCTTCATTACAAAAACGGCACGGCTTCTCAGCCGGGCAGGGTTCAAAGTGTCTGTCCTGCCGTTGTGGACTACCATTTCAAAAGAATTTGTGAGCAGTACGGCGTCCTGGATGAAAATGGGGAGGTCTACAACCTGACATCCCATCAATTCCGCCACAACGGAATTACCGACCGGCTGGAAGCAGGCTTCACGCTGGAACAGATTGCCGACATGACGGGCCACCACGGAAACGCCATGATATGGAACGCCTATTCCCATCTGGATTTAAAGCCTAAGACCATCCTGCAAAAGCAGCGGTATGTTTTGAATGAGCCAAAGCCGCCGGATAATCCATATATCCTGTTCGGCGGACGAATTCTCCATATGGAGGAAATGCTTGAAAAGCGGCTGCTTAAAAACCTCCGGGCCCATAAGGTTCCGGGAGGCATCTGCGGCGACGTTACCGGATGCAAAAGCGATATGTGGGATTGTCTTGAGTGCGGGCATTTTATCCCGGACAGAGATCAGCTTTCCTATTTCGAGGAACAAGCGTCCGCATGGCGCAGCAAAGCAGACCGTTTCTCGGATTTCCCGGCCATTCACGCCAATGCGTTGAGAAACGCGGATTTATTTGAGAGGATCGCAGCCAAACTGCTGGGAGGTGAGAAAGATGAATAGCAAAGTACCCAAGGAGCTTATTGCCCGGCAGGAGCACCAGCGCCAAACCACGGTCAATACTGTCCTGAGAGCAATTTCAGAGCTTCGGGCCGAAGGGCACAGGCTGACGATTAAGAATCTTATGGACTATACCGGATTGTCGCGGTCTGTTTTCGGCAAAAAGCATATCCGGGCTGTTTTGGTCAGTCAGGGAATTGTAGCCGCAGAAGCTTGCGGAGCAGAGCGCACGCCGCCTAAATCCACTGTTCAACAACGAATGAAGCAAAAGCTTGAGGAAAAGGAACAACAGATTCGTCGGCTAACCGAAGAAAATACCGCTTTGAAAAGTGAATGCGAACTGCTAAGGGGCAAGTTGTATCTCCTGATGCAGCGGCAGTCACTGGAGTAGAAAACCGATTCTATTTTCACTGAAATATTTAACACGATTAAACTATGAGGTTTGGTCGTGTTTTTTATTTAAAAATCAAAAATGAAAGAAGGAATTTATCTTGAAAAACAAGCATATTCAGTTTACCATTCTCGCACCACCGACAACCGCATACTTTAATCGTGTCAATCGACCGTGCAGAAAAGTGCTTCCAACTCTAACGGATCGAATTAAAGAAATGTTCGATTTTCAAGGATAATTCTGTGGTTAAACGGTCTATGGAGATGGAGATAACTCTATAGACCGTTGATCTATTAAATATGGGAGGTGGTGATAGGTGGAAGTAATATTAGTGTTGCTTATAGCAGGTCTATTGAGTGGGTGTTTAGTTTATGTGAATTCACTTTTGAACGACTTGGTATCCATTGCTCTTTATGCAGATCGTTATATGGATTCATTACTTGGCACCAGTGGTTTAAGTCAGATATTTGATATTTTCTTCGGGTTTGGTGTATCTTTAATCGTGCTAAAATTTTTAAAAAAGGGATTTGAGCAATATATTTTGTGGACCGAAGGTGATGCAGATACTGAACCATTAATCCTTCTTACAGGGTTCTTTAAAGCTTTAGCCATAGCTGTTTCTTTTCCAACACTTTATGGATGGTTAGCTGAGATTATTGAGGATTTAACTGATCAGCTGATTGCTGTTATCAGTAATAGTATGGAGACAGATTTTACAGCAGTGATTACTGGTATTTCAAGTGCAGGATTATTTACGGCAATTATTTCTCTCATATTTTTCATATGCTTTTTTCTTTTGTATCTTCAGTTTCTTACAAGGGGACTGGAGATTTTTATTTTGAGAGTCGGATTACCACTGGCTTGTGTTGGTTTAATGGATGCCGATAAAGGTGTTTTCAGGACTTATATACAGAAATTTTTTCAATCAACTTTAGCAGTACTTGTGCAGATAGTATTAGCTAAAATGGGGGTAGCTCTTATGCTTAATACTCATGTTTTATGGGGGATTGCTGCATTACTACTTGCACTTAGAACGCCAAGATTTTTACAAGAATTTATTATTGTATCCGGTGGACATGGTGGAGGAATGGGAACAGTTTATCAATCAGTAAGGCTTGTGCAGATTGCAAAATCAACTTTCAAGAAATAGGGGAGGTGCTGTATGGATTTGTTAAAAGAGATGGCAGATGCCTTTGTTATGCTGATTCGTTCCGGCTCTACCCTCAGAATTATCTACTGTCTTATCCGTATGGGCACTTCTGAGGAAGAAGCAGCGATGTTTAGAAAAAGAGGAAGAAATACAGTTGTGTTCTATGTATTGGCAGAATGCATCTGGCAGATTAAAGAGCTGGTGTTGGGATATTATGGGTAAAAATTGCCTGATATATAACAGAAACGACGGTTTTTATGGTATACTGAAATTAATATATATGGAAATCTAAAAACTAGAAATTGAATGATGGTATGTCCTATCCAATTAGATATTATGTAAAAATTAATTTAATTTTTTGATTTCAAATAATAAATATAATTGAGAAGGTGAATTAATGCTAGCAATAATAGGAGAAAAAGTCTTAGATTTATTCATTAAGATTTTTGGAGATAAAGTTATTGAAAAAATAAATAAGCTATATGGTATCGATGCATGGTGTAGAGCATTCGAGAAAGCAATAGCATACTCAGAAGAATTTGATACAGGATTTGGAAAAGAATTAGCAACACATCGTACTATGCTGAGATTTTATTATGAGACGTTTGACACAAATAAAGAAAAGATTTCATTTAATGACTTTGTTTTATCAATTGGAATGGAATTTTTGGATTTTCAATTAACTATTTCCCCGGATATTATTATAGCGTTAGCTGATGCAATAATTAATAATTGGTATAAAGAATTACGAACAAATAAATTCTTAAAAAACAAACTAGAAAATATGAGCAAACAACTTCCCGAAATTCAAGATTGGGATGTAGAAGAGATTAAGTTAATACTAAAAGATCATGAAAAAATGAGACGAGCTTATTTTAAAAGTTTCGAACATATTAAAGGTGCAAAGACCATAAGAGTTTGGTATCCAGCTCCAAATGAAAATTGGATAAGATGGGATGAAAAATATAGTATTGATATTAAGGTAAATCCAATGTTAGGAATGGCACTAGGGTTTTTTAGAAGAGGTTATGATTATTCTTTGCTTGAGACAGATGGAACTCATAGATTAAAATTTGCAGCAATATCGTCTTCAAAGGAGAGGGAGACCGCACAGTTTAAAACATCAACTTTTTATATCGGTGAAAAAGGCGGTGAAGTATTCTGGGCATGGTAAGTTTAAGAACAGAATCATTTAAAGTAGATATATACAAAGGCTACGTAATACTATAATTTTAGAATTAAATATCAGTAATAATACATATTTACAAAAGCTATGCGCATTTCTATATTGTTAAAAGTTTTAGGAATATAAAAACAGTTATAAGTAAATTAACATATTTGGTAAGAGCTATAATTGCTTTATTTATCTAAATAAATGAAGTTAAGTAAGGAGGTTAGAATGGTTAATATAGATTTTCCAAATATAAGGAAGCATGACGGAAGTCAAGATAAAGGATTTGAAGAATTAGTTTGTCAGCTTGCTCATCTAAAACCACCAGATAATGCTCAATATTTTGTTAGAAAAGAGGGCGATGGCGGTGACGCAGGTGTTGAATGTTATTGGAAATTAAATGATGAAACAGAACATGCATGGCAAGCAAAATACTTTTTGAATGTTATGACTGACAGTCAATGGAGTCAAATTTCCAAATCAGTTGAGACTGCATTGGAGAAGCACCCTAAACTGACAAAGTATTATATTTGCTTACCTAGGGATTGGACAGACAGCCGGAAGACAGTTAAAGGAAAAACTGTTAACTCTTCGTGGGATAAGTGGGTTGAACATGTAAAGTCATGGGAAGAATTAGCCAGTAAAAAGGGAATGAAAGTTAAATTTGAATATTGGTGCAAGCATGAAATAAGCCAAATGTTGCAAGTAGACAAACCGGAATTTGCAGGAAGAGCACTCTATTGGTTTAATGAACCAATTATCAGTACTGAAATTCTTTTGAGAATCGCACAAAAATCAAAAGAAACATTAGGAGAACGATTTACACCTGAATTTCATGTTGAACTTCCAATTGCTAATAAATTTGATTGTTTAGGATTAACAAATAGATGGAAAAAACAACTTAGGGGTCAATGCAATATTATAAGTGAGATTAGTGAGGAGTACAAAAGGATATTTAAACATAGAATTGATTCATTTAGTGATAAAACTATTTGGAATAAGTTAAATGAAAATATTGAAGAATTCTATAGTGAATTCTTGTCTACTGTATATAGAGGAGAGATTTTTCAAAGCATTGATAGATTAGTTAGCCTCACTGAAACTATATATAAAGAAGTAAATAGTTGCAATGAAACTATTTTTGAAGCTTCATATAAGGAAAATGACACTGAATTAAAAAAGAAATTGCAAGAAATATCATATGATTTACGTAAAATATCTAAAAAAATAGATGATATCAATGACTTTTTAAATGATAAAGCCATTTCTGCTGGAAAAAATAAATCAATGTTACTATTAGGTGAAGCTGGTATTGGAAAGTCACACTTATTGTGTGATATATCCTTGAAAAGACTTGATGAAGGCTTTCCAACTTTGTTTTTATTAGGGCAACATTATTTAGGAGGTAATCCACTTGACTTCATATGTTCTGAGTTAGGGTTACCAAAATATCCATATCGAACTGTTTTAGGAGCTTTAGATTCTTTGGGTGAAAGCAAAGATACAAGATTATTAATAGTAATCGATGCAATAAATGAAGGAATTAATAGAGAAGCTTGGCATGATAATATCATACAATTTTTAACTGAACTTGAAGATTATCAACACATTGCAGTTGTTTTGAGTTGTAGAAGTACATACAAAGATTATTTAATACCAGAAAATGATAATAAACTAGTTGAAATAGAACATTATGGGTTTCGCGGATATGAGCATAGAGCTGCATTTAAGTATTTGGCAAAACAAGGAATTTCAAAACCGGGCACCCCCATCCTAACCCCTGAATTTACGAATCCATTATTTCTAAAAACATGTTGTAAAGCTATAAAGGGAATGGGAGAAAATAAATTTCCTAAAGGTCTAAATGGTTTCAATAAATTATATGAATTTTACATTGAAAGTGCTGAACGAGTTATTAGCAGAAAGAAAAGATATAGAAGTAGTGAACATATTGTGGTAGAAGCAATTAGGAGATTTGTAAGTGAATTATATCCAGATTATATATCGGGGTTACCCATTCGTGAAGCTAGAGAGATAATAACGAAAATAGATCCCAAACCTAATATTGGAGAAAGTCTTTTTGAATTGCTCATTGACGAAGGTGTACTTGCTTTTGACGTAATACCCAGTCATGTTGAAAAAGAACGGGGAATTGAGGTTGTTAGATTTACATATGAGCGTTTTAGTGATTATGCAATAGCAATGTATATAATAGAAAATTGTGCAACAGAAGAAGATATAGGTAAATTATTTTTGCCAGATGGTACAATTGGAAAAATAATTAATGAAAATAACAAGTATAAATACAGTGGAATAATTGAGGCATTAGGAATTAGTATTCCTGAGAAATTTAATAAAGAGTTTCTTGAATTTATGGAATTTGATGATGAAGAAGAATATGAATATAATTGGTTTTTTGAAAAAACATTTACAAATGTAATTTTATGGAGAACAGGCAAATCAGTTACTGAAAAATCACTTGAGATGCTTAATAAAGTACAGCATTATAGCTATAACAATCAGTCTTTAGATATTCTTTTGGCATTATCAACTGAGCCTGAACATCCATGGAATGCAGATTTTTTAGATGCAAATTTAAGTAGGATGGATATGCCAAAAAGAGATGCCTTTTGGTCTACTTATGTTGCAATAAATGATCATTCTGAAAATGAATATGGCGAAGAAACTGTTGTAAGAACATTAATTGACTGGTCATTGAATGCTGAATTGGAAGAAGTAGAATTAGAGAGGTTACGATTGACAGCAGTTGTTTTACTATGGATGACAACGACATCTAATAGAAAAGTACGTGATCAAGCCACTAAATCATTAGCCCGTGTGTTATATCATATTCCTCAACACATAGTGAGTTTTATAGAAAAATTTAATAACTGTGATGATGTTTATCTTGTAGAAAGGCTTTATGCATCCATTTATGGTGTGGTTGTACATTTAGATAGTAATCTAATTATTAAAGATGTATCGGTTTGTGTATATAATCATCAATTTAAAGATTACAGGCCATATCCTGATATCTTATTGAGAGATTATGCAAGAGGAATAATGGAATTTGCATATCACAAAAATCTTTTAAATGATGTTCTGGATAATCCCGAAATATTTAGACCACCTTATTTTAGTGATTGGCCTATAGAAAATCCGTCAAAAGAGGAAATTAATAAGATTATTGGCGATGAATTTTCGTCTTCAATAAAAAGTTCTCTTATGGGCTTTCCAGGGGATTTTGGTAACTACACAATGAGTTGTGTCCATGATTGGTCTCCAACAGCTATTACTGAAGAGAAGCCACAGACTGGAATTGAATTGAAACGAATATTCGCAGAGAAATTGCCGAACAAATTGCGAATTAGATATGAAAAATATTTAGATGATCAAGTGAAAGCTAATAGGTTAAGTGAGGAAATAGATATTGAAAGTTGGTTAGAGCAATTATCTAAGGAAGCATGGGACGAAACAGATAGTGAAAATGAAGAAAATATAGAAGAAGATTCATGGGAGTGTCTTAAGGAAGACATAAACAATGTTATTAATGAAATTGATAAGGAAGAATTCCGTTGGTTAAATGGTTTGAATAACGGGGAAAGACCTGCAGCATTTAGTAGAAAATGGGCACAAAGGTGGGTTTGTAAAAAAGCATATGAATTAGGATGGTCAGATGAATTATTTGCAGATTTTGAGAAAATGTATTCTAATGGAGGAGGTCACGGTAGAGAAGGCGGAAGGATAGAACGCATAGGAAAAAAATATCAATGGATTGCATTTCACGAGATTCTGGCAAGAATGTCTGATAATTTGATATGGATTGATCGTGGATATAGTGATTTAGACGATCATAAATTTTTTGGACCATGGCAGATTCATAAAAGAGATATTGATCCAACGATATGGCTTAGCAAAACAGGGGATAGTGGATGGGATAAATGGGACAAAATGTTTTGGTGGCAACCATATAAATTTCCATTTGTTGAAGATAAACTAGAAGCTCAAATTGAATGGCTTTGGGATAAGTCAATAGTCCCCCCATTTAAGCAACTATTAACTGTTACTAATCCACAAGATAATATTCAATGGATAGTGTTGCAAGGATTTTCGAAATGGGATCAGGAACCGCTTAGCCAAAAAGATGTTATACCAAAACAAGATGGCTGGTATAGGATTAATTCATGCATTATCCATAAAAATGATTATAAGAATTTAAAGTCTTATATGAAAGGTAAACCTTTATGTGATCCAGATATTGTTGGCATTTCTTCTACAGGTAATCAAGGGTACTTTGGAGAATATTCTTGGCATCCATACTATGAAAATATAGCTGAATGGAGAAATGAAGATGATGAATGGGATAGAGGAATAAACGTAGAATATCATGTTCCTGTGTTAGAGTATGAATGGGAAAGTGGAAGTGTAGATCATTCTATTGATGAATCAATAAGATTCTATATGCCGTCTCCTAAATTAATTAATGATTTAAATTTAGTTAATAGTATGAACCCTGGAAAATGGATAAATGGAAAAGGAGAATTAGTATTTATTGATCCGAGCACTATGTATGAAGGACCATCTTACGGTTTAATTAGAAAAGATATAATGGAACAGTGGCTCGAAGAAAATGATCTACAGATTGTTTGGCTAATTGGTGGAGAAAAGCAATTGTTTACCTTTAGAGCTGATAAATTTTTTGGAAGATTAGTTTATAGTGGTATTTTTACTTTATTGAATGATGAATTAAAAGGTGAATTATGGTTTGAAGAAGAGAAAGGGCGGAATAGATGATGTTGGTATACATTGAATATGTTCTGTGATGCGCTAATAAATTTATTTAAGCAATATATATTTTTCTGAAAAAACACCTGCATTATAAGCTAGGTGTTTTTTTATGCCAACTTTTCAGGAGGTGAACTATGCAAGACAATGAAAAACACACCCTATATATCCCCCAGGGATTAAAAACACAAGTAGAAATCTTTGATGGATTCGGAAAGGAGGAATTATTCAAAACAATCATCATTACATTAATTGCAGCGTTGGTTGATGGTGTTATCTACTTGATAACTAAAAATACTGCAATTACCGTGGTTTTTATATTAACTGCTATTGCAGGAAGCGTAATGATGCTTACTAAGGACAAAACAAACATATCGGTGGTGGATCAGATAGGATTTATGATTAGGTTTTTCAGGTCCCAAAAGAAGTATAAGTACAAATATTTAGATGAATGGAAGTGAAGTCGGTGACAACAATATGAAAGAAGAAATGATGAAATACAAATTGGCAGGAAACTTAGAAACCACAATCTCAGGAAAGTACATTTACACCCTACTCAGTGAATTGGCAAATGAAAGCGGAGAAGTTCAAATACCGGTCGGTAAAATCAGCAGAACACTTAAGATTGGCAAGAATACGGTAAGGAGAAATTTACACAGGCTTGAGGAAGCCGGATATATTCATATTAGGTCTGTGTATCGTGAGGATGGCGGTCGGGCTGCCAACATATATATCATTAAATGATGAATATGTTAACATGGCTGATAATTGCCTTGGTAATGGGCATTTTAACAGATATTTTGCTGATGTATCTGTTACAGCAAAAACAATATCCGTTTTCAGTAATATTGAGTGTTATCGCAATGCTGGCTCTTTTTAAGACCTTTGGTGAAGAAATAATCATCATCAAAGGTTTTTTGTTTGCCCAAATACTAATCTTTGCCGGTTGCTATGATGCAAAGACAAAAATCATTCCCGATATGGTCCACATTTTTATATTGATCATAGGTCTGATTAACTTTTCGCCGGTACAGTCCCTGGCAGGTATTTTAATTGTACCTATTCCCTACATGATAACTGCCATTATAAAGCCGAAAGGCATTGGCGGTGGGGATATAAAACTGATGGCAGCCAGCGGATTCTTACTTGCCATTAAAGGAGGCTTCACTGCAAGTATTATCGGACTTGTATTGGCTGTGATTGTAAACGGAGTATATTACAAAATCAAAGCCAAGGATAAAAATATTTCTTTTGCTCTTGCACCCTATTTATCAATCGGGTGTTTTATTGCATACCTTAAAATAATGTAATGGAGGTTGTTTCAATGAAGAATATTTTGAGAAACAGAACAGTATTAGGTCTTACATGCATCGTGTTGTCGCTGATTATCTGTTTTGCCTTAACGCCAATGTTTAATAAGGCGTTACAGGCCAAAACAGAAGTAGTAAGAATAACAAAAGACGTTTCAAAAGGTGAATTGATAACCAATGCACAAGTGGAAGTCGTAGAAGTCGGCAGATATAACCTGCCCGGATCAGTGCTGAAAAACAAGGATAATGTAGTCGGCAAATATGCAAAAGCAGATTTATTCAAAGGTGACTATGTACTAAATACAAAGGTTTCTGATAATGCATTAGCGGAAAATGAATACTTATATGAGTTTAATGGAGCACAAAGAGCCATATCAGTAACTATTAAATCCTTTGCTA
It encodes:
- a CDS encoding DUF6262 family protein, which codes for MNSKVPKELIARQEHQRQTTVNTVLRAISELRAEGHRLTIKNLMDYTGLSRSVFGKKHIRAVLVSQGIVAAEACGAERTPPKSTVQQRMKQKLEEKEQQIRRLTEENTALKSECELLRGKLYLLMQRQSLE
- a CDS encoding tyrosine-type recombinase/integrase — protein: SGVISDFLFINLQRDSTQGKPLRYGNYYAILKRCAQRAGLDPEKIRTHSGRSTKVMEYLERQALHPEDGITDAVIMESFGWRSADSIVHYRNHNNQVIAKAVMEKLHRKKGGAND
- a CDS encoding tyrosine-type recombinase/integrase; the encoded protein is MIKLLEIKTCTAFWDIDGTVLRFQRRKRVDDELTGRTIERYRELLLNETYKSCPQMLRDIACILTDNILVRIGIEVYQKQFLKMFEHYSKLYVEQWEQAGKCFISNKTAMFPVFEFMFRNRLVEQPDSPITILRDIPCDSKIFLNIFEECFSSFWVNKIREKVLGQETLAPIRKRIGPLRITQYLCLLPEPVVTDYLNSIAGRFTRQRRLITTQSFCHELLGSDTSISSPRFHPRFVTLVAAEVRREFEIQCQKFIAENHLQLDMSSDKWTLFHRHGPSLHRETIDFTGIRSPSLRLEIKYFMKHRYYSITADKDRAITTLAYAANLLTDNNPSIRFFADVDDVDVRSLYMSMERRYGQTAGGKSVSNIMRVFSILSVLMEYLMSNHRDEAMRSPVPHDNPFSRYRFHNAKDYKVRTAAIPEAVAEQIDAHLDELDPVQALLYRIFSATGMRMKEVLFLEADCLEPSQYEGVVQLKYKQYKTLTARRKAGVPDYHRVLILKALADEISGQIHKTKEWRKELGVPYLFVNKRPNFRASMISMSNYLLVINRLIEKYDLRDENGRLWHFTSKQQRKTLTVTLIENGASVDELAYWLGHLSRNTASNYYAEVRKMKLAELNTSFFREKFDLLLSDEQLAEYTEEERRLLYMDFRLEQRRVEFGFCLKKLADGGCTSRSSLINCVNCKNLCTGPKYLPYWQSLMNGQREVVNSLLAAYAEAGITDYEEFREYRQATFLLNCYENIVNAIEGGASV
- a CDS encoding tyrosine-type recombinase/integrase, whose amino-acid sequence is MNLPQYKYIENYDEQQKSRYFALLPQLGSNIHFDEDTWVCDKRMRSAAEPKNYMNIYFSAVPSAYKEMVKYYSLLRLLHGDTVRTIRSRIARLVPFLKFLAAACSAPLLSGCDIRTASRLKEHLDASSLADSTIRDIWREAGSLFRMMNGFDGVPCKNPFACNPYARAEKLDSKYIPDKVAEKLDGIFRQEEIDLHIRCIYWLLRLIPSRISEVLAMAIDCVKPYNGNFVLFIPTWKQNGGNMEPILRSVHIEDTGIAGYLLDLLRAQQTVAEKLQEHLPENKRGCLFTYRRVLHYKNGTASQPGRVQSVCPAVVDYHFKRICEQYGVLDENGEVYNLTSHQFRHNGITDRLEAGFTLEQIADMTGHHGNAMIWNAYSHLDLKPKTILQKQRYVLNEPKPPDNPYILFGGRILHMEEMLEKRLLKNLRAHKVPGGICGDVTGCKSDMWDCLECGHFIPDRDQLSYFEEQASAWRSKADRFSDFPAIHANALRNADLFERIAAKLLGGEKDE
- a CDS encoding conjugal transfer protein TrbL family protein, whose amino-acid sequence is MEVILVLLIAGLLSGCLVYVNSLLNDLVSIALYADRYMDSLLGTSGLSQIFDIFFGFGVSLIVLKFLKKGFEQYILWTEGDADTEPLILLTGFFKALAIAVSFPTLYGWLAEIIEDLTDQLIAVISNSMETDFTAVITGISSAGLFTAIISLIFFICFFLLYLQFLTRGLEIFILRVGLPLACVGLMDADKGVFRTYIQKFFQSTLAVLVQIVLAKMGVALMLNTHVLWGIAALLLALRTPRFLQEFIIVSGGHGGGMGTVYQSVRLVQIAKSTFKK